From Pseudoalteromonas sp. R3, one genomic window encodes:
- a CDS encoding LacI family DNA-binding transcriptional regulator codes for MKPKGKATSFDIAHFAGVSQSTVSRALRNSPLVNEETRRRVWEVAKQLNYKVDKNASNLRTQQSSTLALLLFEDPTGDESQINPFFLNMLGSITRACAKQGYDLLVSFQSTSQDWRADYEDSHRADGIILLGYGDYMDYQSRLQQLLSQDTKFVCWGATVDGREDLTVSCDNYGGGKLAAEHLLQQNRSQYVFIGDASDHSPEFFARFKGFRDTLTAQGLALPERQIANAISTEESGYHATRSLLANNIHFDALFAASDLIAIGALKALKEAGKDVPGDVAVIGFDNIAAASFISPALTTVQQNTTLAGQMLVNNLLSLIKGETVTDTLLPPKLIVRKSA; via the coding sequence ATGAAACCTAAAGGCAAAGCCACCTCTTTTGATATCGCCCACTTTGCGGGTGTCTCCCAGTCTACCGTGTCACGCGCGCTAAGAAATAGCCCGCTTGTTAATGAAGAGACCCGACGTCGCGTCTGGGAAGTGGCAAAGCAGCTTAATTATAAAGTCGATAAAAACGCCAGTAACCTGCGCACTCAGCAAAGCAGCACACTGGCACTGTTGTTATTCGAGGACCCAACTGGGGACGAGTCGCAGATCAACCCCTTCTTTCTAAATATGCTGGGAAGCATCACCCGAGCATGTGCAAAACAAGGCTATGACTTGCTTGTCTCCTTTCAATCCACCAGTCAGGACTGGCGAGCTGATTATGAAGACAGCCACAGGGCCGATGGCATTATTCTGCTTGGTTACGGTGATTACATGGACTATCAGTCTCGTCTTCAGCAATTGCTCTCTCAGGACACTAAGTTTGTCTGCTGGGGCGCAACGGTCGACGGACGGGAAGATTTAACGGTCAGTTGTGATAACTACGGTGGTGGTAAGCTGGCTGCAGAACACTTGTTACAGCAAAACCGCTCGCAGTATGTGTTCATTGGTGACGCATCCGATCACAGCCCGGAATTTTTCGCGCGCTTCAAAGGCTTTCGAGATACCCTGACAGCACAAGGGTTAGCATTACCCGAGCGTCAAATCGCCAACGCCATTTCAACAGAAGAGTCTGGCTATCATGCTACCCGCTCTTTACTGGCCAACAATATTCACTTTGATGCGCTATTTGCAGCCAGCGATCTCATCGCCATTGGTGCACTCAAAGCGCTTAAAGAAGCTGGTAAAGACGTACCAGGTGATGTTGCTGTGATTGGTTTTGACAATATCGCTGCTGCCAGTTTTATTTCACCGGCATTGACCACAGTGCAACAAAACACCACGCTGGCAGGCCAAATGTTGGTCAACAACCTGCTTAGTTTGATTAAAGGGGAAACGGTGACCGACACCCTGCTACCGCCTAAGTTGATTGTTAGAAAATCTGCCTGA
- the glk gene encoding glucokinase produces MSQTTPHSSNNKGHVFEPIVVADIGGTNARFAVITQYDSSTNQFVISHQSTYPSAEFPSFESAISRYLNELPIAKPLRACLAVAGPVKAQQVYLTNLGWQFNSQDIKQQFGFSELAVINDFAAFAYAAPYLDPEQNIEIKSGQAQAGANIAVMGPGTGFGAACLARDINGSAVMSCEAGHISLAAVTELDQQLLVALKQEIAHVSVEEVFSGRGLAHLYQAMAKVKGHTAERLSAEQISERAAECEICDATLNHFCDWIGSVAGDLSLTFGALGGVFIGGGILPRMAQRLKSSQFAERFVTKGPMSQYAGQIPVTLVVQENIPLIGAAACLHERASTR; encoded by the coding sequence ATGAGCCAGACAACACCTCATAGCTCGAATAATAAAGGCCACGTGTTTGAGCCTATTGTCGTCGCGGATATCGGCGGTACCAACGCCCGTTTTGCCGTTATAACCCAGTACGATTCGAGTACTAATCAGTTTGTAATAAGTCACCAGTCAACGTATCCCAGCGCCGAATTTCCCTCTTTTGAATCTGCCATCAGTCGCTACCTAAATGAACTCCCCATAGCTAAGCCGTTGCGTGCATGTCTGGCTGTGGCCGGGCCGGTGAAGGCACAGCAGGTTTATTTGACTAATTTAGGGTGGCAATTTAACAGTCAGGATATTAAACAGCAATTTGGTTTTAGCGAATTAGCGGTCATCAATGATTTTGCTGCTTTTGCATACGCTGCGCCCTACCTGGACCCAGAACAAAATATCGAAATAAAATCGGGTCAGGCCCAAGCCGGTGCCAATATTGCCGTGATGGGACCGGGCACTGGTTTTGGGGCTGCATGCCTTGCCAGAGACATAAACGGCAGTGCTGTGATGAGCTGTGAAGCTGGTCATATCAGTCTCGCTGCGGTCACTGAACTGGACCAACAGCTGTTGGTCGCGTTGAAGCAGGAGATTGCGCATGTTTCAGTTGAAGAAGTCTTTTCGGGTCGTGGTTTAGCACATTTGTACCAAGCTATGGCAAAAGTAAAAGGACACACGGCTGAGAGATTGAGCGCAGAGCAGATCAGTGAGCGAGCAGCAGAATGTGAGATCTGTGATGCTACGCTGAATCACTTCTGTGACTGGATTGGTAGTGTTGCCGGTGATCTGTCTTTAACTTTTGGTGCATTGGGTGGTGTATTCATTGGGGGAGGAATTCTGCCTCGGATGGCGCAACGTTTAAAGTCAAGCCAGTTTGCTGAACGGTTTGTCACCAAAGGCCCGATGAGTCAATATGCGGGTCAGATCCCAGTCACTTTAGTAGTACAGGAAAATATCCCTTTGATTGGCGCTGCTGCGTGCTTACATGAGCGTGCCAGTACCAGATAG
- a CDS encoding methyl-accepting chemotaxis protein encodes MQIEHRLVGLRDAKKEQLSAYFDFINGQLMTLAASEATRNAALQFTDTFKHVGVQPDEEALSRYYRDEFGQVFTQRNGIPTDTRRLLNALDAPAKYWQDKYIAQNTHPLGSKNALKSLQDGSKYDAAHHLHHPFFNSFLEQFGYYDIFIVDAKSGHVVYSVFKELDYATSLLNGPYTQSGLGEVFRAARTLSSGEVAFVDFAPYLPSYNAAASFVATPIVKEGNILAVLVFQMPIDRLNDILTYQQNWQARGLGESGETYLVGSDFKMRSMSRFLLEDKAGYLQVLEQAKVDSKVIAAINRFDTSVGLQSVRTQAVEAALSGQSGFAIIEDYRNIAVASAYTFVEINGETWALLSELDQSEAFADVEEITNQITKMAIIITVILIAIALLCAWGLGNVIATPIQKMSRFINEVATSLDLTLRFNGSNSQDEMGQVERALNSMFETFTDTLNQVNLSAEKLSCQMAQLQANFTELTNKSDTQTDLTVHIAAAMEQMAATSEDVAKNAQYTSEASHDAVSASEQGKSNVAKNMQSSRSLEQAMDLTMQQMTALQEQSNNISQVLEVIQTIAEQTNLLALNAAIEAARAGEQGRGFSVVADEVRSLAQRTQQSTEEINRMIQGLQSGSANAMSAIREAHALTENNLSSTDCTRDSLQQINDQICKIEAFNEQMATAATEQSAVAKDVTQQISDITTLAQANCAIITEVNSMAAAADEDALLLKQQISKFHL; translated from the coding sequence ATGCAGATCGAGCACCGCCTGGTGGGACTCAGAGACGCAAAGAAAGAACAGCTCTCGGCGTATTTTGACTTCATCAATGGCCAATTAATGACGTTGGCTGCAAGTGAAGCTACTCGTAATGCGGCACTACAATTCACCGATACTTTTAAACACGTGGGTGTGCAGCCCGATGAAGAGGCTTTGAGTCGCTATTATCGTGATGAATTCGGACAGGTATTTACGCAAAGAAATGGTATACCGACGGACACACGGCGCCTGTTGAATGCCCTTGATGCACCTGCTAAGTACTGGCAGGACAAGTACATAGCACAAAATACACACCCATTGGGGAGTAAAAATGCGCTGAAAAGCCTACAAGATGGTAGTAAGTATGATGCTGCCCATCATCTGCATCACCCTTTTTTCAATAGTTTCTTAGAGCAGTTTGGTTATTACGATATTTTTATCGTAGATGCAAAAAGCGGTCATGTAGTGTATTCCGTATTCAAGGAATTGGACTATGCGACGTCACTGCTGAATGGTCCATATACGCAAAGTGGGCTAGGTGAAGTTTTCAGAGCTGCCAGAACACTCTCTTCGGGAGAGGTGGCCTTTGTTGATTTTGCCCCGTATTTACCGTCTTATAATGCCGCAGCGTCGTTTGTTGCGACGCCGATAGTCAAAGAAGGAAATATCCTGGCTGTGCTGGTATTTCAAATGCCCATCGACAGACTCAATGATATCCTGACTTACCAGCAGAACTGGCAAGCACGTGGGCTGGGAGAGTCGGGCGAAACCTATCTTGTAGGTAGTGACTTTAAAATGCGTAGCATGAGCCGCTTCTTACTGGAAGATAAAGCAGGTTATCTGCAGGTACTGGAACAAGCTAAAGTAGACTCAAAGGTTATCGCTGCAATAAACAGATTTGATACATCGGTCGGGTTGCAAAGTGTTCGCACTCAGGCTGTTGAAGCCGCCCTGTCAGGCCAATCTGGATTTGCCATCATTGAAGACTATCGCAATATTGCCGTGGCATCTGCATATACTTTCGTTGAGATAAATGGCGAAACCTGGGCGTTATTGAGCGAGCTGGACCAGTCTGAGGCTTTTGCAGATGTAGAGGAAATTACCAATCAGATAACAAAGATGGCGATTATAATAACCGTCATATTGATAGCTATTGCCCTGCTTTGTGCATGGGGGCTTGGTAACGTTATTGCGACACCCATTCAAAAGATGAGTCGTTTTATCAATGAGGTTGCGACATCACTGGATTTAACTTTGCGCTTCAACGGGTCTAATAGTCAGGACGAAATGGGGCAGGTAGAGCGAGCTTTGAACTCTATGTTTGAAACCTTTACCGATACCTTAAATCAGGTCAATCTTAGCGCCGAAAAGCTGTCCTGTCAGATGGCACAATTACAAGCAAACTTTACAGAGCTGACGAATAAGAGCGATACACAAACGGATCTAACTGTACACATTGCTGCAGCAATGGAGCAGATGGCTGCAACCTCGGAAGACGTCGCTAAAAATGCACAGTATACCAGCGAAGCCAGTCACGATGCTGTTAGCGCGTCAGAGCAGGGAAAGAGTAATGTGGCCAAGAATATGCAGTCATCCCGTAGCCTGGAGCAGGCGATGGATCTGACTATGCAACAAATGACGGCTTTACAGGAACAATCCAATAACATCAGCCAGGTATTAGAGGTGATCCAGACAATTGCGGAGCAAACTAATTTGCTGGCATTAAATGCTGCGATTGAGGCAGCCCGAGCGGGTGAGCAAGGCAGAGGGTTTTCTGTTGTGGCCGATGAAGTAAGATCTTTGGCGCAGCGGACTCAGCAATCGACAGAAGAGATAAATCGTATGATACAAGGTCTTCAAAGTGGTTCGGCAAATGCGATGTCAGCGATACGTGAAGCACATGCGTTAACAGAGAATAACTTATCATCGACGGACTGCACACGGGATTCATTGCAGCAAATTAATGACCAAATTTGTAAAATCGAAGCCTTTAATGAACAAATGGCGACGGCGGCCACTGAACAAAGTGCCGTGGCCAAAGACGTAACTCAGCAAATATCAGATATCACAACCTTGGCTCAGGCAAACTGTGCGATTATCACAGAGGTCAATTCAATGGCCGCTGCTGCGGATGAGGATGCGCTATTACTCAAGCAGCAGATCAGCAAATTTCATCTGTAA